One part of the Mariniflexile litorale genome encodes these proteins:
- a CDS encoding AraC family transcriptional regulator, which translates to MFDNIHREITQLTPEDSFLVYSRVKDDFDFPIHFHPEYELNYIQNGQGVRRFAGDSIEEIEDIELVFVGSNLVHGWDLYKCQSKEIHEITIHINYDLLDEKLLARNIFKPIKDMFDKSAHGILFSKKTSREIAPRLINLTKIDGIDYYLEFISILYDLANSRKQRMLSTTTSQKRNFENSSNIKKVYEYIQNNFDKKISLDEISDLVNMSPVSFNRFIKKRTGKTFVLYVNSTRISHASKLLLETELSIAEVSFKCGFNNIANFNRIFKKEKNATPSEYRVQFNGGIKRIL; encoded by the coding sequence ATGTTTGACAATATCCACAGAGAAATTACACAACTAACCCCAGAAGACAGTTTCTTAGTTTACAGCAGAGTAAAAGACGATTTTGACTTTCCAATACATTTCCATCCCGAGTATGAATTGAATTATATTCAAAACGGACAGGGCGTAAGAAGGTTTGCAGGAGACAGTATAGAAGAGATTGAAGACATTGAACTCGTATTTGTCGGCTCCAATTTAGTTCACGGTTGGGATTTATACAAATGCCAAAGCAAAGAAATACACGAAATAACCATCCATATAAACTATGATTTGTTGGATGAAAAACTATTAGCCAGAAATATATTCAAACCCATCAAAGACATGTTTGACAAATCTGCACATGGTATTTTATTTTCAAAAAAAACATCAAGAGAAATAGCTCCAAGATTAATAAATCTTACTAAAATAGACGGAATAGACTACTATTTAGAATTCATATCTATATTATATGACTTAGCTAATTCTAGAAAACAGCGCATGCTATCAACGACAACTTCTCAAAAAAGAAACTTCGAAAACAGTTCAAACATTAAAAAAGTATATGAGTATATCCAAAATAATTTTGACAAAAAGATTTCTTTAGATGAAATATCCGACTTAGTGAACATGAGCCCCGTTTCCTTTAATCGCTTTATAAAAAAGCGTACAGGAAAAACATTTGTTCTATATGTAAACTCTACACGCATAAGCCATGCAAGTAAACTTTTGTTAGAAACTGAACTAAGCATCGCTGAAGTTAGTTTTAAATGCGGTTTTAATAATATAGCTAATTTTAATAGAATTTTCAAAAAAGAAAAGAATGCAACGCCTAGCGAATACAGAGTTCAATTCAACGGTGGCATTAAAAGAATATTATAA
- the bglX gene encoding beta-glucosidase BglX, whose amino-acid sequence MACNTDSGKIIAKSDHFKLKVDSLLNIMTLEEKIGQMNQYNGFWDVTGPVPNEGDAEKKYEHLKNGLVGSMLSVRGANAVRAVQKIVVEESRLGIPLIIGFDVIHGYKTLSPIPLAESCSWDLEAIRKSAQVAATEASAAGINWTFAPMVDISRDPRWGRVMEGAGEDPFLGSKIAAARVHGFQGDDLSAINTIAACAKHFAGYGFSESGKEYNPVDIGASTLHNIVLPPFKAAVDAHVKTFMNAFNELDGIPATGNAYLLRDILKNKWDFKGFVVSDWASIKELVMWGYAKDNKAAAKIAAIAGSDMDMESHIYVSELAQLVKEGVVHEDIINDAVRRILTVKFELGLFDDPYKYCDEEREKEVIYSPKHMDAVLDMAKKSIVLLKNDNQLLPLKKEGQNIVLIGALANEKNSPLGSWRIASKDNTAISVLEGMTEYKGNNLVYKKGADVTIGNTQFVNELKINTTDRSEFKEAIDAAKGADVVVMVLGEHGFQSGEARSRTEIDLPGVQQELLEEVYKVNKNIVLVLKNGRPLTINWADKHIPAIVETWQLGTQTGHAVAQVLYGDYNPSGKLTMTFPRNIGQIPIYYNHKNTGRPVADANNPNLVFWSHYSDVENTPLYPFGYGLSYTTFKYEGLKVSKQKFSCAEDITISVKLTNSGKYEGKEVVQLYIRDLVAKVTRPIKELKGFELVNLKPGESKIINFTLNKHNLGYYDNNGDYAVESGDFEVFVGGNSQSTLKTSIELKQVLY is encoded by the coding sequence ATGGCGTGTAACACTGACTCTGGAAAAATTATTGCTAAATCTGACCATTTTAAATTAAAAGTCGATTCTCTTTTAAATATCATGACTCTTGAAGAAAAAATTGGTCAAATGAACCAATACAACGGTTTTTGGGACGTTACGGGTCCTGTGCCTAATGAGGGTGATGCAGAGAAAAAATATGAACATTTAAAAAATGGTCTTGTAGGTTCCATGCTTTCTGTTAGAGGAGCCAATGCAGTAAGGGCTGTTCAAAAAATTGTGGTTGAAGAATCGAGGTTAGGCATTCCATTAATTATAGGCTTTGATGTTATACATGGCTACAAAACATTAAGCCCCATTCCTTTGGCAGAATCTTGTAGTTGGGATTTAGAAGCAATAAGAAAATCGGCTCAAGTGGCTGCTACAGAAGCTTCAGCTGCAGGTATCAATTGGACTTTCGCCCCTATGGTAGATATTTCAAGGGACCCTAGATGGGGACGCGTTATGGAAGGAGCAGGAGAAGACCCTTTTTTAGGCAGTAAAATTGCTGCCGCTCGAGTACATGGTTTTCAAGGTGATGATTTATCTGCCATAAACACTATTGCTGCCTGCGCTAAACATTTTGCGGGTTATGGCTTTTCAGAATCTGGCAAAGAATACAATCCTGTTGATATAGGAGCATCCACATTGCATAATATCGTCCTTCCTCCATTTAAAGCTGCTGTTGACGCTCACGTTAAAACATTTATGAATGCTTTTAATGAATTAGACGGTATACCCGCAACTGGAAATGCATATCTGCTTCGTGATATTTTAAAAAACAAATGGGATTTCAAGGGTTTTGTCGTTTCAGATTGGGCTTCAATTAAAGAACTAGTTATGTGGGGCTATGCTAAAGACAATAAAGCTGCAGCGAAAATAGCTGCCATTGCAGGTTCTGATATGGATATGGAGTCTCATATATACGTTTCAGAATTAGCACAATTGGTAAAGGAAGGTGTGGTTCATGAAGACATAATTAATGATGCTGTTAGAAGAATTTTAACCGTTAAATTTGAATTAGGTTTATTTGATGACCCCTATAAATATTGCGATGAAGAAAGAGAAAAAGAAGTTATTTACAGCCCTAAACATATGGATGCTGTTTTAGATATGGCAAAAAAGTCCATTGTACTTCTTAAAAACGACAACCAACTACTTCCTCTAAAAAAAGAAGGACAAAATATCGTTTTAATTGGAGCTTTAGCAAATGAAAAAAATAGCCCTTTAGGGAGTTGGCGAATTGCTTCAAAAGACAATACCGCTATTTCTGTTTTAGAAGGTATGACAGAATATAAAGGCAATAATTTGGTTTATAAAAAGGGCGCAGATGTAACAATCGGGAACACTCAATTTGTAAATGAACTTAAAATTAACACTACAGACAGAAGTGAATTTAAAGAAGCTATTGATGCTGCCAAAGGAGCAGATGTAGTAGTAATGGTTTTAGGTGAACACGGTTTTCAAAGTGGCGAAGCACGAAGTAGAACCGAAATAGATCTTCCTGGAGTACAACAAGAACTACTGGAAGAAGTTTATAAAGTAAATAAAAACATAGTATTGGTACTTAAAAATGGTAGACCTTTAACTATTAATTGGGCGGACAAGCACATCCCTGCAATTGTTGAAACTTGGCAACTAGGTACTCAAACAGGCCATGCTGTTGCTCAAGTTTTGTACGGTGATTACAATCCAAGTGGCAAATTAACAATGACTTTCCCTAGAAATATAGGCCAAATACCTATTTATTATAATCATAAAAATACGGGAAGACCCGTTGCAGATGCTAATAATCCTAATTTAGTATTTTGGTCTCATTATAGCGATGTTGAAAACACACCTTTATACCCTTTTGGGTATGGACTTAGTTACACTACTTTTAAATATGAAGGATTAAAAGTAAGCAAACAAAAATTTTCATGCGCAGAAGACATTACTATTTCTGTAAAATTAACAAACTCTGGCAAATATGAAGGAAAGGAAGTTGTTCAACTATACATTAGAGATTTAGTTGCTAAGGTAACTCGACCCATAAAGGAACTTAAGGGATTTGAATTGGTAAACCTAAAACCGGGCGAGAGTAAAATTATTAATTTTACTCTAAACAAACACAATTTGGGTTACTATGATAATAATGGAGATTACGCTGTAGAATCAGGCGATTTTGAAGTTTTTGTTGGTGGAAATTCACAATCTACTTTAAAAACAAGTATTGAATTAAAGCAAGTATTGTATTAA
- a CDS encoding MFS transporter has translation MFKYKLSIKEKIGYALGDGAANIAWRGVATFLFIFYTDVFGLDPATVGVLFLVARFSDGISDVLMGILGDRTKSKYGKFRPWILWTAIPLGISLSLLFTSPDFNSTGKIIYAYVTYILFTLIYTANNIPYGALMAVMTGDDKERTSLGSYRMVGAFGGGMLVQGVLLFLVAYFGNINPDIKVDKLDFQKFKVEVSANSDIENANIKTDDGIAMFYWDNETAENNEPTHNKSFSLKADETYSFIVVGEENLNATNISIIDQKQGYSKSIYVLSIFLIVFMLITFYTTKERVLPPVNQESNLGKDLRQLITNKPWLILLVIGLLFNVYNSIKQGIVVIYFTHYLGNQLLAASFLVGLMLASVAGAMLTASLGNKFGKRNLFIYALLLSGFFNALLVFCGPNNLGAIFSIGIISEFFAAIFPTLFFVMLGDAADYSEFVNKRRATGLIYSAGSFATKFGGGIAGAIIGFVLAAYNYNGQDAVSINGALPGIVILMSWMPAIVTLIAAGLMLFYPLKQKKLDEITIELNRRRNS, from the coding sequence ATGTTTAAATATAAGCTTTCAATAAAAGAAAAAATCGGTTATGCATTAGGAGATGGGGCAGCAAACATTGCATGGAGAGGGGTTGCTACTTTTCTGTTTATTTTTTATACGGATGTTTTTGGCTTAGATCCAGCTACAGTAGGCGTTTTGTTTTTAGTCGCTAGATTTAGTGATGGAATTAGTGATGTTTTGATGGGGATTTTAGGTGATAGAACAAAATCAAAATACGGAAAATTCCGCCCATGGATTTTATGGACAGCCATTCCATTAGGGATTAGTTTATCATTATTGTTTACCAGTCCAGATTTTAATTCAACAGGAAAAATAATTTATGCCTACGTAACCTATATTTTATTTACACTTATATATACAGCTAATAATATACCTTATGGCGCTTTAATGGCGGTAATGACCGGTGATGATAAAGAGCGAACAAGCTTAGGATCCTATAGAATGGTTGGTGCTTTTGGAGGGGGTATGCTTGTACAAGGTGTATTATTATTTTTAGTTGCCTATTTTGGAAATATTAATCCAGATATAAAAGTAGATAAATTAGATTTTCAAAAATTTAAGGTTGAAGTTTCTGCTAATTCAGATATTGAAAATGCCAATATCAAAACAGACGATGGAATAGCTATGTTTTATTGGGACAATGAAACTGCAGAAAATAATGAACCAACTCATAATAAAAGTTTTTCGTTAAAAGCTGATGAGACATATTCTTTTATTGTTGTAGGTGAAGAAAATTTGAATGCTACAAATATTTCTATTATAGATCAGAAGCAAGGTTATAGTAAATCTATTTATGTTTTATCTATATTTCTTATTGTATTTATGCTTATCACTTTTTATACCACTAAAGAACGCGTGTTGCCACCAGTAAATCAAGAAAGTAATCTAGGAAAAGATTTGCGGCAACTTATCACTAACAAACCTTGGTTAATCTTATTGGTTATTGGGTTGCTTTTTAATGTGTATAATTCCATTAAGCAAGGAATAGTGGTTATTTATTTTACGCACTATTTAGGCAATCAATTGTTGGCTGCAAGTTTTCTAGTAGGTCTTATGTTGGCTTCTGTTGCAGGTGCTATGTTAACAGCTTCATTAGGTAACAAGTTCGGGAAACGAAATTTATTTATTTATGCATTGCTTTTGTCTGGTTTTTTTAATGCCTTATTGGTTTTTTGTGGACCCAATAATCTGGGAGCTATATTTTCTATAGGAATTATTTCAGAATTTTTTGCAGCTATTTTTCCTACGTTGTTTTTTGTTATGTTAGGTGATGCGGCCGACTATTCTGAATTTGTAAATAAACGAAGAGCCACAGGGCTTATTTATTCCGCAGGATCATTTGCTACAAAATTTGGAGGAGGTATTGCTGGAGCCATTATAGGGTTTGTTTTGGCGGCTTATAATTATAACGGACAAGATGCTGTTTCTATAAATGGGGCACTGCCTGGAATCGTTATATTGATGAGTTGGATGCCGGCTATTGTTACACTAATTGCTGCAGGATTAATGTTGTTTTATCCCTTAAAACAAAAGAAACTAGATGAAATTACTATTGAATTAAACCGTAGAAGAAATAGTTAA
- a CDS encoding transposase, translating to MYKNHLSDFNEWKQKTHASEWLFFGKNLGKYLSLDETSLSNGELYTILTNKDAHGKKGAIVALVKGTKAEDVIKVIKMIDGSRRNMVKEVTVDMAANMNLIIKKCFPKAEIVTDRFHVQKLATEAVQEERIRLRWEVLEQENRLIGKSKKKDMVYSPEILSNGDTKRQLLARSRYLLFKHKTKWTPSQITRAELLFKRYPSIEKCYNLAQQLSNIYQTNTNKDVARLKLAHWYENVQKSGFKSFNTISKSLQIHHNSILNYFNNRSTNASAESFNAKIKEFRSQFRGVRDVKFFLFRLTKLYA from the coding sequence ATTTACAAAAACCATCTTAGCGATTTTAATGAGTGGAAACAGAAAACCCATGCAAGCGAATGGTTGTTTTTTGGAAAAAACTTAGGCAAATATTTAAGTTTAGATGAAACCTCTCTTTCAAACGGAGAACTCTATACCATCTTAACCAATAAAGATGCTCATGGTAAAAAAGGAGCTATTGTAGCCTTAGTTAAAGGAACCAAGGCAGAAGATGTGATAAAAGTAATCAAAATGATAGACGGCTCAAGACGTAATATGGTTAAAGAGGTTACAGTGGACATGGCTGCAAACATGAACTTAATCATCAAAAAGTGTTTCCCTAAAGCAGAAATTGTAACCGATAGGTTCCATGTGCAAAAGTTAGCCACGGAAGCTGTTCAAGAAGAACGTATTCGATTGCGTTGGGAGGTTCTTGAACAAGAAAACAGGCTTATCGGGAAGTCAAAAAAGAAAGACATGGTTTACTCGCCAGAAATACTTAGCAATGGGGATACCAAAAGACAGCTTTTGGCTAGGAGTAGATATTTATTGTTTAAACACAAAACCAAATGGACTCCATCACAAATTACAAGGGCTGAACTATTATTCAAACGGTATCCATCAATAGAAAAATGCTATAACTTAGCACAACAACTTAGCAACATTTACCAAACCAATACCAATAAAGATGTTGCAAGATTAAAACTGGCACATTGGTATGAAAATGTTCAGAAATCTGGATTTAAATCATTTAATACAATATCTAAATCATTACAAATACACCATAATTCTATCTTGAACTATTTTAATAATAGAAGCACTAATGCTTCGGCGGAATCATTCAACGCCAAAATAAAAGAGTTTAGATCGCAATTCAGAGGCGTAAGAGATGTGAAATTTTTCCTGTTCAGACTAACTAAATTATACGCATAA
- a CDS encoding transposase: MHLNLAQYLLPEGILEYFDVVSSKSESDKIHFYLEEKNILPVEYEQLPAKSKGFIPEITVEDFPLRGKTVLLHIKRRRWTLLESHQIIKRDWNLVAQGTRMTSEFAAFLKDISRY; encoded by the coding sequence TTGCATTTAAATTTAGCCCAATATTTACTACCCGAAGGAATCTTAGAATATTTTGATGTAGTTTCCAGTAAATCTGAATCTGATAAAATTCACTTTTACTTAGAAGAAAAAAATATCCTACCTGTCGAATACGAACAGCTCCCTGCTAAATCTAAGGGATTCATACCTGAAATTACTGTAGAAGATTTCCCTTTGCGAGGGAAAACGGTTTTACTTCATATCAAACGGCGTCGTTGGACACTTTTAGAGAGTCATCAGATCATAAAAAGGGATTGGAATTTAGTAGCGCAGGGAACTCGAATGACCTCAGAGTTTGCTGCTTTTTTAAAAGATATCTCTAGATACTAA
- the mutS gene encoding DNA mismatch repair protein MutS, producing MAKKEKKETPLMKQYNAIKAKYPDALLLFRVGDFYETFGEDAVEAAGILGITLTKRGAGSESEIELAGFPHHSINTYLPKLVKAGKRVAICDQLEDPKQTKTIVKRGVTELVTPGVAFNDEVLVSKSNNFLCSVYFDKKYIGISFLDISTGEFLTSQGNAEYIDKLLQNFNPSEVLVSKQKRTLFNETFGKDFHTFYMEDWVYQTDYAYETLIKHFNTKTLKGFGVEDLNEGIIASGSILHYLGETQHNKLQHITSISRISEDAYVWMDKFTIRNLELYNSTNNNAVTLLHIIDRTISPMGGRMLKRWLALPLKSIDKIKQRHEVVHYLKNENSTLQKVQNHIKHIGDLERLISKVATTKVNPREVIQLKNSLEAIVPIKSLASNCDNESLKIIGDTLQGCDILRVKIKEMLNEDAPVNVLKGHTIAPGFSSELDELRGLSKSGKDYLDKMLQRESERTGITSLKIDSNNVFGYYIEVRNTHKDKVPDEWIRKQTLVSAERYITEELKEYETKILGAEDKILAIEQQLFAELVAWMNQYIKPVQQNAYLIGQLDCLCGFAQLATDNNYVYPVIDESHDLDIKEGRHPVIEKQLPIGEAYIANDVFLDRTNQQIIMITGPNMSGKSAILRQTALIVLLAQIGSFVPAKEARIGLVDKIFTRVGASDNISMGESTFMVEMNETASILNNISDRSLVLLDEIGRGTSTYDGISIAWAISEYLHEHPAKPKTLFATHYHELNEMTETFGRIKNYNVSVKELKDTVLFIRKLVEGGSAHSFGIHVAKMAGMPQQVLHRANAILKKLEKSHSSEELTDKVKTLTDDMQLSFFNLDDPLLENIKEEILHIDIDTLTPVEALMKLNEIKRMLVKKKRA from the coding sequence TTGGCTAAAAAAGAAAAGAAAGAAACCCCTTTAATGAAACAATATAATGCTATTAAAGCAAAATATCCAGATGCTTTATTGCTGTTTCGTGTGGGCGACTTTTATGAAACGTTTGGTGAAGATGCAGTTGAAGCAGCGGGTATTTTGGGTATTACTTTAACAAAACGTGGCGCTGGTAGCGAGAGTGAAATTGAGTTGGCAGGTTTTCCACATCATTCTATAAATACCTATTTACCAAAACTAGTTAAAGCAGGGAAGCGTGTAGCTATTTGCGACCAGCTAGAAGATCCTAAACAAACAAAAACCATTGTAAAACGAGGAGTTACCGAATTAGTAACACCTGGTGTGGCGTTTAATGATGAGGTTTTGGTGTCTAAATCGAATAACTTTTTGTGTTCGGTGTATTTTGATAAAAAATATATAGGGATTTCATTTTTAGATATTTCTACGGGTGAATTTTTAACGTCTCAGGGAAATGCCGAATACATTGATAAGTTACTGCAAAACTTTAACCCGAGTGAGGTGCTGGTTTCTAAACAAAAACGGACGCTTTTTAATGAAACCTTTGGAAAAGATTTTCATACGTTTTATATGGAAGATTGGGTATATCAAACCGATTATGCCTACGAAACACTTATAAAACATTTCAACACCAAAACACTTAAAGGCTTTGGAGTTGAAGATTTGAATGAAGGTATTATTGCATCGGGTTCTATTCTTCATTATTTAGGCGAAACCCAGCATAATAAACTTCAACATATAACATCTATATCTAGAATTTCTGAAGACGCGTATGTGTGGATGGATAAATTTACCATTAGAAATTTAGAGCTTTATAATTCTACCAATAACAATGCGGTAACCTTATTGCATATTATTGATAGAACTATCTCGCCTATGGGCGGGCGTATGTTAAAACGTTGGTTGGCATTGCCGTTAAAAAGTATCGATAAGATAAAACAACGTCATGAAGTGGTACATTATTTAAAAAATGAAAATAGTACGCTTCAAAAAGTACAAAATCATATTAAACATATTGGCGATTTAGAACGCTTAATTTCTAAAGTAGCAACGACTAAGGTGAATCCGCGTGAGGTTATTCAGCTTAAAAACTCATTAGAAGCTATTGTGCCAATAAAATCATTGGCAAGTAATTGTGATAATGAATCGTTGAAGATTATTGGTGATACACTTCAAGGTTGCGATATATTACGAGTAAAAATTAAGGAAATGCTTAATGAAGATGCGCCTGTGAATGTTTTAAAGGGGCATACGATCGCTCCTGGTTTTTCTTCAGAATTAGACGAGTTACGTGGCTTATCAAAATCTGGAAAGGATTATTTAGATAAGATGCTACAAAGAGAAAGCGAACGTACAGGTATTACTTCTTTAAAAATAGATTCCAACAATGTGTTTGGGTATTATATTGAAGTACGAAATACCCATAAAGATAAAGTTCCAGACGAATGGATCCGTAAACAAACACTAGTTAGTGCAGAACGTTATATTACTGAAGAGCTAAAAGAATATGAAACCAAAATTTTAGGTGCCGAAGATAAAATATTGGCAATTGAACAACAACTGTTTGCAGAATTGGTAGCTTGGATGAACCAGTATATAAAACCAGTACAACAAAATGCTTATTTAATAGGGCAATTAGATTGTTTGTGCGGGTTTGCACAATTAGCAACCGATAATAATTATGTGTATCCAGTTATTGATGAATCTCATGATTTAGACATAAAAGAAGGACGCCATCCTGTTATAGAAAAACAACTACCTATTGGTGAGGCTTATATTGCTAATGATGTATTTTTAGATAGAACAAACCAACAAATCATTATGATTACGGGGCCTAATATGTCTGGTAAGTCGGCCATTTTGCGTCAAACGGCATTAATTGTACTGTTGGCTCAAATAGGAAGTTTTGTGCCCGCTAAAGAAGCTAGAATTGGTTTGGTTGATAAAATTTTCACCAGAGTAGGTGCGAGTGATAATATATCGATGGGCGAATCTACATTTATGGTTGAAATGAATGAAACAGCTTCTATTTTAAATAATATTTCCGACAGAAGTTTGGTGCTGTTAGATGAAATTGGTCGTGGTACCAGTACGTATGATGGTATTTCCATTGCTTGGGCCATTAGTGAGTATTTACACGAACATCCAGCAAAACCTAAAACCTTGTTTGCGACCCATTACCATGAACTTAATGAAATGACCGAAACGTTTGGTCGTATTAAAAATTATAATGTATCGGTAAAGGAGTTGAAAGACACGGTGCTTTTTATTAGAAAATTGGTTGAAGGTGGCAGTGCACATAGTTTTGGAATTCATGTAGCGAAAATGGCAGGCATGCCGCAACAAGTTTTGCATCGCGCAAATGCTATTTTAAAGAAATTAGAGAAGTCACATTCCAGTGAAGAGCTTACTGATAAGGTGAAAACACTCACTGATGATATGCAGTTAAGTTTTTTCAATTTAGACGATCCGCTTTTGGAAAACATAAAAGAAGAAATATTACACATTGATATTGATACACTTACGCCTGTAGAAGCTTTAATGAAACTGAACGAAATTAAGCGTATGTTGGTTAAGAAAAAGCGTGCTTAA
- the murI gene encoding glutamate racemase, with protein MSKQPIGIFDSGVGGTSIWKEINMLLPNESTIYLADSANAPYGLKTKETIINLSIKNVEYLINQDCKIIVVACNTATTNAIYILRDKYKLPIIGIEPAIKPAALNTKTKAVGILATKGTLSSELFHKTTDLFARNIKVIERIGEGLVELIESGQLYSETMRNLLKQYLQPMIDANVDYLVLGCTHYPYLMPLLIELLPNNVKIIDSGEAVARQTKAVLQKYDLLNNSIAKGNCQFFTNGKTEVLASLLKDTLDVKYLNF; from the coding sequence ATGAGCAAACAACCTATTGGCATTTTCGATTCTGGTGTTGGTGGCACTTCTATTTGGAAAGAAATTAACATGCTTTTACCAAATGAAAGCACCATCTATTTAGCTGATAGTGCCAATGCGCCTTATGGTTTAAAGACGAAAGAAACCATTATAAATTTAAGTATAAAAAATGTTGAATACCTAATCAATCAAGATTGTAAAATTATAGTTGTGGCCTGTAATACTGCCACTACAAATGCTATTTACATACTTAGAGACAAATATAAACTCCCCATTATTGGTATAGAGCCAGCTATAAAACCAGCAGCACTCAATACCAAAACAAAGGCTGTAGGTATTTTGGCTACCAAAGGAACCCTTTCTAGCGAGTTATTTCACAAAACGACTGATTTGTTTGCTAGAAATATTAAAGTAATTGAACGCATTGGAGAGGGGCTTGTTGAGCTTATTGAAAGCGGGCAGTTATATTCCGAAACCATGAGGAATTTATTGAAACAGTATTTACAACCTATGATTGATGCCAATGTTGACTATTTAGTCCTAGGTTGCACCCACTACCCTTATTTGATGCCTTTATTAATAGAGTTACTTCCTAATAACGTTAAAATTATAGATTCGGGCGAAGCAGTAGCAAGACAAACCAAAGCTGTTTTGCAAAAATACGATTTGTTAAATAATAGTATAGCAAAAGGTAATTGTCAATTTTTTACTAACGGAAAAACTGAAGTTTTAGCATCTCTTTTAAAAGACACATTGGATGTTAAATATCTTAATTTTTGA
- a CDS encoding OmpH family outer membrane protein — protein MKQFKTLLLATALCIGTVSFSNAQSKIAHINTQELITAMPEMKEAQKQLETLSKTYQTDIQSSITEYQNIAKQYEAEAATKTEEENMKRGQELQEKQQRIQQFRTDAQQDLQKKEMDLLQPITEKAKAAILKVGRAQGFDYVLDSAQGVTILADGKNLLDDVKKALGI, from the coding sequence ATGAAACAATTTAAAACTCTATTATTAGCAACTGCATTATGTATTGGAACGGTTAGTTTCTCTAACGCCCAAAGCAAAATTGCTCATATAAATACACAAGAATTAATTACGGCCATGCCAGAGATGAAAGAAGCTCAAAAGCAACTTGAAACTTTAAGCAAAACCTACCAAACAGATATTCAAAGTTCTATTACAGAATATCAGAATATTGCCAAGCAATATGAAGCAGAAGCTGCTACGAAAACAGAAGAGGAAAACATGAAAAGAGGTCAAGAATTGCAAGAAAAACAACAACGTATTCAGCAATTCAGAACTGATGCACAACAAGATTTACAAAAAAAGGAAATGGATTTGTTACAGCCAATTACCGAAAAAGCAAAAGCTGCTATTTTAAAAGTAGGTAGAGCTCAAGGTTTTGATTATGTTTTAGATTCTGCTCAAGGAGTAACTATTTTAGCCGATGGTAAAAACTTATTAGACGATGTTAAAAAAGCATTAGGTATCTAA
- a CDS encoding OmpH family outer membrane protein, which produces MKNNVLFLLTLVFMISVSVNAQRGVRIGYIDTEFILENIPEYQEATAQLNEKASKWKNDIEAQLSAIEQKRKDLSNEKALLTKELIDEREEDISFEEKEILDYQQKRFGPNGDLFIQKRQLMQPIQDQIFAAVQDMATTKQYDLILDKSETVMLYSAKQLDLSDQIIRSITRSAKRNQAQTKSERKAAEAEELVPEINYELEAREKALEERKAERVSAVEKRRQEILDARAAKVKEAEDKRQQILEEREKAKQDKLDERKTSDEPEVTDKTVETTKQAETKTEEVKTQAQLIEENRQAKLAEREARKKELEDRKKKILEERQKAKDSTDNK; this is translated from the coding sequence ATGAAAAATAACGTTCTTTTTTTACTGACATTAGTTTTTATGATTAGCGTTTCTGTTAATGCTCAGCGTGGTGTAAGAATTGGATATATTGATACTGAATTTATTTTAGAAAATATTCCAGAATACCAAGAAGCTACTGCGCAATTAAATGAAAAAGCAAGCAAATGGAAAAACGATATTGAAGCCCAATTAAGTGCCATAGAACAAAAACGAAAAGATTTAAGCAATGAAAAAGCTCTTTTAACAAAAGAGCTTATTGACGAACGTGAAGAGGATATTTCTTTTGAAGAAAAGGAGATTTTAGATTATCAGCAAAAACGATTTGGACCCAATGGCGACCTGTTTATTCAAAAAAGACAATTGATGCAGCCCATTCAAGATCAAATTTTTGCTGCAGTTCAAGATATGGCAACAACAAAACAGTACGATCTCATTTTAGATAAATCTGAAACAGTTATGCTATATTCGGCAAAACAATTAGATTTAAGCGACCAGATAATACGTAGTATTACAAGAAGTGCAAAACGTAATCAAGCGCAAACTAAATCGGAACGTAAAGCTGCAGAAGCAGAAGAGTTAGTGCCAGAAATTAACTATGAATTGGAAGCACGAGAAAAAGCGTTAGAAGAGAGAAAAGCGGAACGTGTAAGTGCCGTTGAAAAACGCCGACAAGAAATTCTGGATGCCCGTGCAGCAAAAGTTAAAGAAGCAGAAGACAAACGTCAACAAATATTAGAAGAACGCGAAAAAGCAAAACAAGATAAGTTGGATGAAAGAAAAACATCTGATGAACCAGAAGTAACAGACAAAACTGTTGAAACGACAAAACAAGCTGAAACTAAAACTGAAGAAGTAAAAACTCAAGCTCAATTAATTGAAGAAAATAGACAAGCAAAGTTAGCCGAAAGAGAAGCGAGAAAAAAAGAATTGGAAGATAGAAAAAAGAAAATTCTTGAAGAGCGTCAAAAAGCTAAAGATAGTACAGACAACAAATAA